The Euphorbia lathyris chromosome 2, ddEupLath1.1, whole genome shotgun sequence genome includes a window with the following:
- the LOC136220284 gene encoding uclacyanin-3-like — MGVSIGLVVLFLFAVPAAYAAQHTVGGSSGWTNFGVNYDTWAAGETFTVGDTLLFSYSGTHSVAEVPETGYSGCSSSNAVQTYNDGSTTISLTKPGPMYFICSTSGHCGSGMKMQINVVAASTPTPATPSTPTPSTPATPGTTTPSEAGTPPTTTPAPKTPSTPADNGGGANVVSKLILGSLLVLGIMGLAS; from the exons ATGGGTGTGTCAATTGGGCTTGTCGTCTTGTTTCTGTTCGCCGTTCCGGCAGCGTACGCCGCCCAGCACACCGTCGGTGGTAGCTCGGGATGGACTAATTTCGGAGTAAATTATGATACTTGGGCTGCTGGTGAAACATTCACGGTCGGCGATACTCTTT TATTCAGTTATTCCGGCACCCACAGTGTAGCCGAAGTACCGGAAACCGGCTACAGCGGTTGCAGTTCTAGCAACGCCGTTCAAACCTACAACGACGGAAGCACAACCATAAGTCTAACAAAGCCCGGTCCTATGTATTTCATCTGCTCAACCAGCGGTCACTGCGGCAGTGGAATGAAGATGCAAATCAATGTCGTCGCCGCCTCCACCCCAACTCCGGCCACCCCGTCCACCCCCACCCCATCCACCCCGGCCACCCCTGGCACAACCACTCCGTCGGAGGCTGGAACTCCACCCACCACCACTCCGGCACCCAAAACACCCAGCACTCCGGCGGATAATGGCGGTGGTGCTAATGTTGTTTCTAAGTTGATTCTTGGTTCTTTGCTTGTGTTGGGGATCATGGGTTTAGCTAGCTAG